In a single window of the Melissococcus plutonius ATCC 35311 genome:
- the cysS gene encoding cysteine--tRNA ligase: MITIYNTLTRKKEPFIPIEENKVRMYVCGPTVYNYIHIGNARSAIAFDTIRRYLEYRGYTVNYVSNFTDIDDKIIRAAKEMKITAEAVSSRFIHAFEEDSNALNIQPATCHPRVMTHIPDILAFIQQLIEKGYAYEAQGDVYYRTYKFKQYGELSHQSIDDLEIGASQRTGEERSLKEDPLDFALWKKAKPGEISWDSPWGAGRPGWHIECSVMAMKHLGETIDIHGGGQDLEFPHHENEIAQSEAQSGKTFVNYWMHNGYVTVGENDEKMSKSLGNFVTVHELIQTIDPQVLRFFMSTTQYRHPIHYSQTTIKEAASNLKRLQNAFNNLTFRKNDTLEQLTEDENDLETLNLFKGQFIQAMDDDFNTANGITIVYELAKWMNLYSERKAVSKKVIEKTLTYFTQWLAIFGIFFSSEVLIDQDIDQLINEREQARKEGNFGRSDEIRDLLNQQGIVLEDTKQGTRWRRI; this comes from the coding sequence ATGATTACAATTTATAATACATTGACACGTAAAAAAGAACCTTTTATTCCTATTGAAGAGAATAAAGTCCGTATGTATGTTTGTGGACCAACTGTTTATAATTACATTCATATTGGCAATGCTCGTAGCGCAATTGCATTTGATACGATTCGTCGCTATCTTGAGTATCGAGGATATACAGTAAATTATGTTTCTAATTTTACCGATATTGATGATAAAATTATTCGCGCAGCCAAGGAAATGAAGATAACTGCAGAGGCTGTATCCAGTCGGTTCATTCATGCTTTCGAAGAAGATAGCAATGCTTTAAATATTCAACCAGCAACTTGTCACCCACGTGTTATGACCCATATCCCAGATATTTTGGCTTTTATTCAACAGTTGATTGAAAAAGGTTATGCTTATGAAGCACAGGGAGATGTTTATTATCGAACCTATAAGTTCAAACAATATGGTGAATTAAGTCACCAATCTATAGATGATCTTGAGATTGGAGCTAGCCAACGAACTGGGGAAGAAAGAAGTTTGAAAGAGGATCCATTAGACTTTGCTTTATGGAAAAAAGCTAAACCAGGTGAAATTTCTTGGGATTCACCTTGGGGAGCAGGACGTCCTGGTTGGCATATCGAATGTTCAGTAATGGCGATGAAACATCTAGGTGAAACAATTGATATTCATGGTGGAGGGCAAGATTTGGAATTTCCTCATCATGAAAATGAAATTGCTCAAAGTGAAGCACAATCTGGAAAAACCTTTGTCAATTATTGGATGCATAATGGCTATGTGACTGTTGGTGAGAACGATGAAAAAATGAGTAAGTCACTTGGAAACTTTGTGACTGTACATGAACTTATTCAAACCATTGATCCACAGGTGTTACGTTTTTTCATGTCAACGACACAATATCGTCATCCCATTCATTATAGTCAAACAACCATCAAAGAAGCAGCTAGTAATCTTAAAAGATTACAAAATGCTTTTAATAACTTAACATTTAGAAAAAATGATACTTTAGAACAGTTGACAGAAGATGAAAATGACTTAGAAACATTAAATTTGTTTAAAGGGCAATTTATTCAAGCAATGGATGATGATTTTAATACAGCAAATGGGATTACAATTGTTTACGAACTGGCAAAATGGATGAACCTATATAGTGAAAGAAAGGCCGTTTCCAAAAAGGTTATTGAAAAAACATTAACTTATTTTACACAATGGTTGGCTATTTTTGGTATCTTCTTTTCTTCAGAAGTATTGATCGATCAAGATATTGATCAGTTAATTAATGAAAGAGAACAAGCCAGAAAAGAAGGAAATTTTGGTCGTAGTGATGAGATTCGTGATTTATTAAATCAACAAGGTATCGTGCTAGAAGATACAAAACAGGGGACAAGATGGAGAAGAATATGA
- the gltX gene encoding glutamate--tRNA ligase yields MTKVRVRYAPSPTGHLHIGNARTALFNYLFARHNDGDFIIRIEDTDQKRNIEGGEKSQLENLKWLGVDWDESPDNPGAYGPYRQSERKDIYQPLIDQLLSSNRAYKCYCTPEELKEEREGQKALGEMPHYAGKCANLTPSEQAENEAKGLIPVIRFRVPRNTSYTFNDMVKGEIVFESDNIGGDFVIQKQDGMPTYNFAVAVDDHLMKITHVLRGDDHIANTPKQLMIYEAFGWTPPIFGHMTLIINAATGKKLSKRDETILQFIEQYRELGYLPEAMLNFTTLLGWSPVGEEEIFSQRELIDMFDPKRLSKSPAAFDAKKLAWVNNQYVKKMDLHELTEMCIPYLIADGRVEKEPSSEKIQWLENMVHLYQPQMSYAAEMVDLSALFFNEHPVLDDAAKEALSGETTPIVLSNFKDQLEKLVIFDAPSIKAAIKTVQKETGIKGKPLFMPIRVAVSGQTHGPELAETIELLGKEKVLNHLNNVLS; encoded by the coding sequence ATGACTAAGGTTCGCGTACGCTATGCACCAAGTCCAACTGGGCATTTACATATTGGTAATGCAAGAACAGCACTATTTAACTATCTATTTGCTCGCCACAATGATGGAGATTTTATTATTCGAATTGAGGATACCGACCAAAAAAGAAATATTGAAGGCGGTGAAAAAAGTCAGCTTGAAAACTTAAAATGGCTAGGTGTTGATTGGGACGAATCACCTGACAATCCAGGAGCCTACGGCCCTTATCGTCAATCTGAGCGAAAAGATATCTACCAACCTTTAATTGATCAACTTTTGAGCAGTAATCGTGCTTATAAATGTTATTGTACGCCTGAAGAATTAAAAGAAGAAAGAGAAGGTCAAAAAGCACTTGGTGAAATGCCGCATTATGCTGGTAAATGTGCGAATTTAACACCAAGTGAGCAAGCAGAAAATGAAGCTAAGGGATTAATTCCAGTTATTCGTTTTCGTGTCCCTAGAAATACTTCTTATACGTTTAATGATATGGTTAAGGGAGAGATTGTTTTTGAGTCTGACAATATCGGTGGAGATTTTGTCATTCAAAAGCAAGATGGTATGCCAACTTATAATTTTGCGGTTGCTGTTGATGATCATCTTATGAAAATTACCCATGTTCTACGTGGAGACGATCATATTGCTAATACACCAAAACAATTAATGATCTATGAAGCTTTTGGTTGGACACCGCCTATTTTTGGCCATATGACATTAATCATTAATGCCGCAACTGGTAAAAAATTAAGTAAACGTGATGAAACAATTTTACAATTTATTGAACAATATCGTGAACTAGGTTACCTACCAGAAGCAATGTTAAACTTTACGACATTGTTAGGTTGGTCTCCAGTAGGCGAAGAAGAAATCTTTTCACAAAGAGAATTAATTGATATGTTTGATCCAAAACGTTTAAGTAAATCACCTGCTGCTTTTGATGCAAAAAAATTAGCTTGGGTAAACAATCAATATGTGAAAAAAATGGATTTACATGAATTAACAGAGATGTGTATACCATACTTAATCGCTGATGGACGGGTAGAAAAAGAGCCATCATCAGAGAAGATCCAATGGCTGGAAAATATGGTTCATCTATATCAACCTCAAATGAGTTATGCTGCAGAAATGGTTGATTTATCTGCATTATTTTTCAATGAACATCCCGTTCTTGATGATGCAGCAAAAGAAGCGTTAAGTGGAGAAACCACACCAATCGTCCTATCGAACTTTAAAGACCAATTAGAAAAATTAGTAATTTTTGATGCTCCTAGTATAAAAGCAGCAATTAAGACAGTTCAAAAAGAAACAGGAATTAAGGGTAAACCACTTTTCATGCCTATCCGGGTTGCTGTATCAGGACAAACACATGGACCAGAACTAGCTGAAACGATTGAATTGTTAGGAAAAGAAAAGGTTCTAAATCATTTAAATAATGTGCTTAGCTAA
- the rlmB gene encoding 23S rRNA (guanosine(2251)-2'-O)-methyltransferase RlmB — MKKTGITTEEDNFVFGYHAVVEAIQQGRGNKLFLQEDSKGEKIDKLKQLAQERSLPVKWVPKTKLEMWSNQGVHQGMVLAITAYEYLSLNELLEQVKVKTKTPFFLILDGLEDPHNFGSIFRTADATGVDGIIIPKHRSVGITPVVTKTSTGAVEYIPVARVTNLSQIIAKLKEQQFWIFGTDMTGIDYRNWDATGALALIIGNEGKGISAGLKKEADELITIPMSGHVQSLNAGVAAGLLMYEAYRKRYPL; from the coding sequence ATGAAAAAGACAGGAATTACTACTGAAGAAGACAATTTTGTCTTTGGTTATCATGCAGTTGTTGAAGCTATTCAACAAGGACGTGGGAATAAGCTATTTTTACAAGAAGATAGTAAGGGAGAAAAGATAGATAAACTAAAACAGTTAGCACAAGAAAGATCATTGCCAGTAAAATGGGTGCCTAAAACCAAACTTGAAATGTGGAGTAACCAAGGGGTACATCAGGGAATGGTATTAGCTATAACAGCCTATGAATATCTTTCATTAAATGAATTATTAGAACAGGTAAAAGTCAAAACAAAGACGCCTTTTTTTCTGATTCTAGATGGGTTAGAAGATCCTCATAATTTTGGTTCTATTTTTCGGACGGCAGATGCAACAGGTGTTGATGGCATCATTATTCCCAAACATCGTTCCGTTGGTATTACGCCAGTAGTTACAAAAACATCTACTGGTGCAGTAGAATATATACCGGTAGCACGTGTTACCAATTTATCTCAAATTATTGCAAAATTGAAAGAACAGCAGTTTTGGATATTTGGAACGGATATGACTGGAATAGATTATAGAAACTGGGATGCAACAGGTGCCCTTGCCTTAATTATTGGTAATGAAGGCAAGGGAATAAGTGCAGGTTTGAAAAAAGAAGCAGACGAATTAATTACTATTCCTATGTCTGGTCACGTTCAAAGTTTGAATGCCGGTGTAGCTGCTGGGTTATTGATGTATGAAGCTTACCGCAAACGTTATCCATTATAA
- a CDS encoding metal ABC transporter permease: MALLSYEFMRKAFLAALFISVIAPMLGVFLVIRRQSLIADTLSHVSLAGVALGFFLNVNPSITTLIVVVIAAVFLEYLRTIYSTYSEISIAILMACGLALALVLTNLKGGNSAVNIQSYLFGSIVTISWQQVIILAILFILLTVLFVLFKRPMYVLTFDENIAHADGLPIYWMSMMFNIITGVSIAVMIPIAGALLISAIMVLPAAIGMRIGKGFNIVIFISVIVGMVGMLTGLTSSYYLEAPPSASITLVFILLFLLVNGLRKLFLIRRRKSKNN, from the coding sequence ATGGCGCTGCTTTCATACGAATTCATGAGAAAAGCTTTTTTAGCTGCTCTGTTTATTTCAGTTATTGCACCTATGCTAGGTGTGTTTTTGGTCATCCGTCGACAATCATTGATTGCTGATACTTTATCACATGTTTCTCTAGCAGGTGTGGCACTGGGCTTTTTTCTTAATGTTAACCCAAGTATCACAACCTTGATTGTGGTAGTTATTGCCGCTGTTTTTTTAGAATATTTGCGTACAATTTATAGTACTTATTCTGAAATTTCTATTGCAATTTTAATGGCATGTGGACTAGCTTTAGCGTTAGTGCTAACGAATCTTAAAGGCGGCAATTCTGCTGTCAACATTCAATCTTATTTGTTTGGTTCAATTGTTACTATTAGCTGGCAACAGGTCATCATTTTAGCTATCTTATTTATCCTATTAACGGTTTTATTTGTTCTTTTTAAACGACCTATGTATGTTTTAACATTTGATGAAAACATTGCACATGCAGATGGATTACCTATTTACTGGATGTCTATGATGTTTAATATTATTACAGGTGTTTCCATTGCAGTAATGATTCCTATTGCAGGTGCCTTGTTAATTTCAGCAATTATGGTTTTACCAGCTGCTATTGGCATGAGGATTGGTAAAGGATTCAATATTGTCATCTTTATTAGTGTGATTGTAGGTATGGTTGGTATGTTGACTGGCTTGACTTCTTCTTATTATTTAGAAGCACCACCAAGTGCCAGTATTACTTTAGTTTTTATTCTTTTATTTTTATTAGTAAATGGATTACGTAAGTTATTTTTAATCAGACGAAGAAAAAGTAAAAATAATTAA
- a CDS encoding sigma factor, whose product MENIKAAIEGNEEVFNHLYRQYHPIVYKLSKKYYLKGYDNEDWLQEGRISFYHSLKNYQPDRKVTIGKFFKLNFENHIRSLVRKQCAYKRTADTMAVSLEQKLENQEGEWASYLGVENLNSLDYMIMREKLEAFPMTLSSFECTIFSEYMNGKELSTIAEDQPEMLNTRSAYDRAKRKLKDILVE is encoded by the coding sequence ATGGAAAATATTAAGGCGGCTATTGAGGGAAATGAGGAAGTATTTAATCATTTATATCGCCAATATCATCCAATTGTTTATAAATTATCTAAAAAATATTACTTAAAAGGTTATGATAATGAAGACTGGTTACAAGAGGGACGTATTAGTTTTTATCATTCATTAAAAAATTATCAGCCTGATCGAAAGGTAACAATTGGAAAATTTTTCAAATTGAATTTTGAAAATCATATTCGTAGTTTGGTTCGAAAACAATGTGCCTACAAACGAACGGCAGATACAATGGCCGTTTCTCTAGAACAAAAACTTGAGAATCAAGAAGGTGAATGGGCAAGTTATTTAGGTGTTGAAAATTTAAACTCTCTAGATTATATGATTATGCGTGAGAAACTAGAAGCATTTCCAATGACACTATCTTCCTTTGAATGTACGATCTTCTCAGAATACATGAATGGTAAGGAACTATCAACTATTGCAGAAGATCAACCAGAAATGCTGAATACCCGTAGTGCTTATGACCGAGCAAAACGTAAGTTAAAAGACATATTGGTTGAGTAA
- a CDS encoding PIN/TRAM domain-containing protein, producing MKKRIITLLMILIGISLGIAFLPPIWQAVNLGNNHWLNTFTNGLFGAFIFFILSLLVEKYIIMCIKKLEAYLNKISLTYLLFGSLGAIIGLTFGLIISIPLYNLNIMILDSLVPILLMILLGYLGFHVGAERHEDWRKIFVSKQKRNTNEMEKSQNNTTTNLFHKYKILDTSVIIDGRIYDIARTGFLEGILLIPNFVLYELQYIADSGDNLKRVRGRRGLDILNALQKESDISVEMYDGDFEEITEVDSKLIKLAKLLDGIVVTNDYNLNKVSEFQNIPVLNINALANAVKPVVIPGETMEVMVVKAGTERQQGVAYLDDGTMIVVEEGQNHMNEHLQVTVTSALQTAAGRMIFARPTNSNQDTHSELKENDQNSEES from the coding sequence ATGAAGAAACGTATCATTACGTTGCTAATGATCCTGATTGGGATTAGTTTGGGAATTGCCTTTTTACCACCTATTTGGCAAGCAGTAAATTTAGGGAATAATCATTGGTTGAACACTTTTACCAATGGGTTATTTGGTGCATTTATTTTTTTTATTTTATCTTTATTAGTAGAAAAATATATTATCATGTGCATTAAAAAATTAGAAGCTTATTTAAACAAAATTAGTTTGACTTATTTATTATTTGGTAGTCTTGGTGCAATTATTGGATTAACATTTGGTTTAATTATTTCAATCCCACTATATAATTTAAATATTATGATTTTAGATAGTTTAGTTCCAATTTTATTGATGATTCTACTTGGCTATTTAGGATTCCACGTAGGTGCCGAAAGACATGAAGATTGGCGAAAAATTTTTGTATCTAAACAAAAAAGAAATACAAATGAAATGGAAAAATCACAGAACAATACAACTACTAATCTTTTTCATAAATATAAGATTTTAGATACAAGTGTTATTATTGATGGTCGAATTTATGATATTGCTAGAACTGGTTTTTTAGAAGGTATTTTACTTATTCCTAATTTTGTTCTATATGAACTTCAATATATTGCTGATTCAGGAGATAACTTAAAACGTGTACGTGGTCGCCGTGGATTAGATATTTTGAATGCACTGCAAAAGGAATCAGATATCTCGGTAGAAATGTATGATGGTGATTTTGAAGAAATAACAGAAGTAGATAGTAAATTAATAAAATTAGCAAAATTACTAGATGGTATTGTTGTTACAAATGATTATAATTTAAATAAGGTTTCAGAGTTTCAAAACATTCCCGTTTTAAATATCAATGCTTTAGCAAATGCAGTGAAACCAGTGGTTATTCCCGGTGAGACTATGGAAGTAATGGTGGTAAAAGCTGGAACAGAGAGGCAGCAAGGCGTAGCTTATCTGGATGATGGCACAATGATAGTAGTTGAAGAGGGACAAAATCATATGAATGAACATCTTCAAGTGACAGTGACAAGTGCCTTACAAACGGCAGCTGGGCGAATGATTTTTGCTAGACCGACAAATTCTAACCAAGATACACATTCGGAATTAAAAGAAAATGATCAAAATAGTGAAGAAAGTTAA
- the purR gene encoding pur operon repressor, whose translation MKIRRSERLIDMTQYLLNHPNTLISLTYFAERYYSAKSSISEDLAIIKKTFNERDIGMLETISGAAGGVQFIPKISYEDAKEIILELCNRLSEQNRLLPGGYVYLSDLLGESELLRQVGRIISSKYLGKSIDAVMTVATKGVPIAQAVSYYLNVPFVIVRRDSKITEGSTVSVNYVSGSSERIEKMELSKRSLKRGSRVLVVDDFMKGGGTVNGMKSMIEEFEAELVGITVFAESKFNGQRAINNEYTSLLYVKDVDTHTKTINVVPGNYFSE comes from the coding sequence TTGAAAATTCGCAGAAGTGAACGACTGATAGATATGACGCAATATCTATTGAATCACCCTAATACACTCATTTCATTAACTTATTTCGCTGAACGCTATTATTCTGCTAAATCATCAATTAGCGAAGATTTAGCAATTATTAAAAAAACGTTTAATGAACGTGATATAGGGATGTTAGAAACAATTTCCGGGGCAGCAGGCGGTGTTCAATTTATTCCCAAGATTTCTTATGAAGATGCTAAAGAAATCATTTTAGAATTATGTAACAGGTTATCAGAACAAAATCGTCTATTACCTGGTGGTTATGTTTATTTATCTGATTTACTAGGTGAATCAGAATTATTACGTCAAGTAGGTCGCATTATTTCATCAAAATACTTAGGAAAATCTATTGATGCGGTCATGACTGTTGCAACAAAGGGAGTACCGATTGCCCAGGCAGTATCCTATTATTTAAATGTACCATTTGTTATCGTACGCAGGGATTCCAAGATAACAGAGGGATCTACTGTTAGTGTAAATTATGTTTCTGGTTCATCCGAGCGGATTGAAAAAATGGAATTATCAAAACGTAGCTTGAAACGTGGATCAAGAGTGTTAGTTGTAGATGATTTCATGAAAGGAGGCGGAACTGTGAATGGAATGAAGAGCATGATTGAAGAATTTGAAGCTGAACTTGTTGGAATCACCGTATTTGCTGAATCTAAATTTAATGGTCAACGTGCCATTAACAATGAATATACGTCGCTTTTATACGTGAAAGATGTAGATACCCATACAAAAACAATTAATGTGGTTCCTGGCAATTATTTTTCTGAATAA
- the thiT gene encoding energy-coupled thiamine transporter ThiT, whose amino-acid sequence MTRKLDLGVWIEGTIIAAMAMALSFIPIQTANASFDLSLGLVPLALYSYRRGVLPGMTAGFIWGLLNIVLGNAMKNFISVPQIIFEYPFAFAFGGMGGIFSRQIKNTIELKQMTKASCFVILGGITAAFSRWFWHFLAGVFVWGMYAPKGMSPYWYSFIINGTSGVANAIYICIVLVILVRVAPQLFLPKKTHSMIENYK is encoded by the coding sequence TTGACAAGGAAATTAGATTTAGGTGTTTGGATAGAAGGCACGATTATTGCTGCTATGGCAATGGCTTTGTCATTTATTCCCATTCAAACAGCAAATGCATCATTTGACCTATCTTTAGGATTGGTGCCTTTAGCGCTATATTCCTATCGACGTGGCGTACTGCCAGGAATGACTGCTGGATTTATTTGGGGTTTATTAAATATTGTTTTAGGTAATGCAATGAAAAATTTTATTTCTGTCCCACAGATTATTTTTGAATATCCCTTTGCTTTTGCTTTTGGTGGAATGGGTGGTATTTTTTCTAGACAAATAAAAAATACTATTGAATTGAAGCAGATGACAAAAGCCAGCTGTTTTGTTATTCTTGGTGGTATAACTGCTGCATTTTCTAGATGGTTTTGGCATTTTTTGGCAGGCGTATTTGTTTGGGGAATGTACGCACCGAAAGGCATGAGTCCTTATTGGTATTCATTTATCATTAATGGAACTAGTGGAGTAGCAAATGCTATTTATATCTGTATTGTTTTAGTTATCCTAGTAAGAGTAGCGCCACAATTGTTCTTACCTAAAAAAACACATTCAATGATAGAAAACTATAAATGA
- a CDS encoding metal ABC transporter ATP-binding protein, with product MHYIEVKDLSFCYEDEPILTDVSYSVDPGEFVILTGENGAAKSTLIKNTLGLLKPTSGIIKLAKKNNKNQKLTIGYIPQQIASFNAGFPSTVLELVQSGRYPRHRWFKPLTSKDHQHVEKALKSVDMWEMRNKRVGELSGGQKQRISLARVFATDPDLFILDEPTTGMDEASRIKFYRLLQHNAHNHNKGILMITHDHEDIQQYVDRQIHLVRKEGVQWRCFHTNS from the coding sequence ATGCATTATATAGAAGTTAAAGATCTATCATTTTGTTATGAAGATGAGCCAATCCTAACCGATGTTTCATATTCTGTTGATCCGGGCGAGTTTGTTATTTTAACTGGTGAAAATGGAGCGGCCAAATCTACTTTAATAAAAAATACACTAGGTCTTCTTAAACCAACAAGTGGTATTATTAAACTAGCTAAAAAGAATAATAAGAATCAGAAATTGACAATTGGGTATATTCCTCAACAGATTGCTTCATTTAATGCTGGATTTCCAAGTACAGTACTTGAACTTGTACAATCAGGCAGATATCCACGTCATAGATGGTTTAAACCACTTACGTCAAAAGATCATCAGCATGTTGAAAAAGCACTGAAATCAGTTGATATGTGGGAAATGCGAAACAAGCGAGTAGGAGAGCTATCCGGCGGACAAAAGCAACGCATTAGTTTGGCAAGAGTATTTGCTACAGATCCTGATCTTTTCATTTTGGATGAGCCTACGACAGGTATGGACGAAGCATCCAGAATTAAATTTTATCGTCTATTACAACATAATGCTCATAATCACAATAAAGGGATTTTAATGATCACGCATGATCATGAAGATATCCAGCAATATGTTGATCGACAAATTCATTTAGTCAGAAAGGAAGGGGTCCAATGGCGCTGCTTTCATACGAATTCATGA
- a CDS encoding Mini-ribonuclease 3: MKDYTQLGGLTLAYIGDAIYEVYIRDYLIKEGKTKPNTLHRLATHYVSAKAQAFLILEMLDAKLLTEEEIQFYKRGRNAKSHTFAKNADVTTYRIATGFEALMGYLHLTNQTERMAELINWCIDKVGNRNEK, translated from the coding sequence ATGAAAGACTATACACAATTAGGTGGTCTAACTTTAGCATATATTGGGGATGCAATTTATGAAGTCTATATTCGTGATTACCTTATTAAAGAGGGAAAAACAAAGCCAAATACCTTACATCGCCTAGCGACCCATTATGTATCTGCTAAGGCTCAAGCTTTTTTAATTCTGGAAATGTTAGATGCCAAATTATTAACAGAAGAAGAAATTCAATTTTATAAACGAGGACGCAATGCAAAAAGTCATACGTTTGCCAAAAATGCAGATGTAACAACTTATCGCATAGCGACTGGATTTGAAGCTTTGATGGGTTATTTGCATTTAACGAATCAAACAGAACGTATGGCTGAACTGATTAATTGGTGTATCGATAAGGTGGGCAATAGAAATGAAAAATAA
- a CDS encoding metal ABC transporter substrate-binding protein, which translates to MKKRHYALSLLLLCGITLLFTGCGSKKSENNEAHEKIKVVTTFYPMYDFTKNITGNEADVTLLTPAGTEPHDYEPSVKDLTKVYDADVFVYNNHEMETWVDKALESVDDQKTEVVEASKSISLMKGHKHDHDSEDHHNHQHEHDSKESEIDPHVWLDPVLAQKEVIAIRDALIKKFPKKKAIFTKNASNYLKKLKELDKEYKTAFSQAKNKTFVTQHAAFGYLAKQYGLTQESIAGISPDQEPSSNRLAELKHYINEKHISVIYFETSASSKVTKALANETHVSTAVLNPIESLTTKEQKTGKNYITIMQDNLNALQKSIK; encoded by the coding sequence ATGAAGAAACGTCATTATGCATTAAGTTTACTTTTGTTGTGTGGTATAACCTTGCTATTTACCGGTTGTGGTTCGAAAAAGAGTGAAAACAATGAAGCACATGAAAAAATAAAAGTTGTTACAACATTTTATCCAATGTATGATTTTACAAAAAATATTACTGGAAATGAAGCAGATGTTACATTGTTAACGCCAGCAGGGACTGAACCTCATGACTATGAACCAAGTGTAAAAGACCTGACAAAAGTTTATGATGCAGATGTCTTTGTTTATAATAATCATGAAATGGAAACCTGGGTTGATAAAGCTTTAGAAAGTGTAGATGACCAAAAAACAGAAGTCGTTGAAGCAAGTAAGTCGATTTCCTTAATGAAAGGACACAAGCATGATCATGATTCTGAAGATCATCATAATCATCAACATGAACATGATTCAAAAGAAAGTGAGATAGATCCCCATGTTTGGTTAGATCCTGTTTTAGCCCAGAAAGAAGTTATAGCTATTCGTGATGCATTGATAAAGAAATTTCCAAAGAAAAAAGCGATATTTACAAAAAATGCCTCCAATTATCTTAAAAAATTAAAAGAATTAGATAAAGAATATAAAACAGCTTTCTCACAAGCAAAAAACAAAACATTTGTTACTCAGCATGCTGCGTTTGGTTATTTAGCAAAACAATATGGCTTAACACAAGAATCGATTGCTGGAATTTCTCCAGATCAGGAACCATCTTCTAATCGGTTGGCAGAGTTAAAACATTATATTAATGAGAAACATATTTCTGTCATCTATTTTGAAACATCAGCTTCTTCCAAGGTAACCAAAGCTTTGGCCAATGAAACACATGTTTCTACTGCTGTTTTGAATCCGATAGAAAGCTTAACAACAAAAGAGCAAAAAACAGGAAAAAATTATATTACTATCATGCAAGATAATTTAAACGCATTGCAAAAAAGTATTAAATAA
- a CDS encoding NYN domain-containing protein, producing the protein MKEHLLIVDGYNMIGAWPELVKLKKQDKLEDARDDLLNRLSNYAKYEGIEVIIVFDAQLVPGIQQTYKKSRLTVIFTKEDETADSYIERIAGEKNNHLTQVTVATSDLAEQWMVFSKGALRISARELYQLIKKSEKTIALHSRDIHFQQFQRNSPWNLEQMEKLTKKLEELSKKNN; encoded by the coding sequence ATGAAAGAACATCTATTAATTGTTGATGGGTATAATATGATTGGTGCCTGGCCAGAGCTTGTAAAGTTAAAAAAACAAGACAAACTAGAAGATGCTAGAGATGATTTATTAAATCGTTTATCAAATTATGCTAAATATGAGGGAATTGAGGTTATTATTGTTTTTGATGCACAACTTGTTCCTGGGATCCAACAAACTTATAAAAAATCTCGTTTAACCGTTATTTTTACAAAAGAAGACGAAACAGCAGATAGTTATATAGAACGTATCGCTGGTGAAAAAAATAATCATTTAACACAAGTAACCGTTGCTACAAGTGATTTAGCAGAACAATGGATGGTCTTTTCAAAAGGTGCTTTAAGAATTTCTGCTAGAGAGCTTTATCAGTTAATAAAAAAATCAGAAAAAACGATTGCATTACACTCAAGGGATATTCATTTTCAACAATTTCAGCGAAACTCACCTTGGAATTTAGAACAAATGGAAAAATTAACTAAAAAATTGGAAGAATTATCTAAAAAAAACAATTAA
- a CDS encoding Veg family protein, which produces MVNLIYFTMCDKIMAEVNGMPITLASIKKNLENRIGSEIMLIAQIGRKRQTERKGILTETYPSVFVVDLDPNENSFERVSYSYSDVLTHTVEIEFLSEAV; this is translated from the coding sequence ATGGTAAACTTGATTTATTTTACAATGTGTGATAAAATAATGGCTGAGGTGAATGGGATGCCAATAACTTTAGCTTCAATCAAAAAAAATCTAGAAAACCGTATAGGTAGTGAGATTATGCTTATTGCGCAAATCGGTAGGAAACGCCAAACTGAACGCAAGGGTATTTTAACAGAAACCTATCCATCTGTTTTTGTTGTGGATCTAGATCCCAATGAAAATTCTTTTGAACGCGTTTCTTATAGCTATTCGGACGTACTAACACATACAGTTGAAATTGAATTTCTTAGTGAAGCTGTATAA